A region from the Panicum hallii strain FIL2 chromosome 1, PHallii_v3.1, whole genome shotgun sequence genome encodes:
- the LOC112893196 gene encoding LOW QUALITY PROTEIN: reticulon-like protein B18 (The sequence of the model RefSeq protein was modified relative to this genomic sequence to represent the inferred CDS: deleted 2 bases in 1 codon), which produces MEVMAADPSSPAPPAAAAALPEPPYHHPPAGLPATPPPKPAASGGGLRTPSPSPSVQVSGYSLHELLLLSPPPSSRRHRSRMRGVAGGTGVDESLEMVVAGTPTPPRRRRRGAAEQCAAPALASPRNGRRARRRLEKDVEAEEDTARRARRRKSTKAALAPKAAVNEEDTSLALVPAWPDATSGTVFVEQSEWEGLWERIVDLVMWRNVAKSSLWFGFGSMCFFSCSFSKEITFSPISALCHLGVMILGLAFFKDSVPQRPQVERGRSFQLTEEDLLRASRAVLPIANSMISTAQVIFSGEPSMTLKVLPVLLFGAKYGSLVTVWRLLAAGFFTSFTVPKLYSCYSSQIHKRVGILGDRALDAWKSCPRKKLVAGTAVTMFWNMFSVKTRVMAAFVSLVILRYNQKYRKADINPRVESRQEDEGQKMELDE; this is translated from the exons ATGGAGGTCATGGCCGCGGACCCTTCCTCACCAGCGCCTccggcggccgcggctgcgcTCCCCGAGCCCCCGTACCACCACCCTCCTGCTGGTCTccccgcgacgccgccgcccAAGCCGGCGGCGTCGGGTGGGGGGCTGAGGAccccctcgccgtcgccgtcggtgCAGGTGTCCGGGTACTCGCTGCACGAGTTGTTACTGCTGTCC CCCCCGCCGAGCTCGCGCCGGCACCGGTCGAGGATGCgcggggtcgccggcgggacGGGCGTGGACGAGAGCCTGGAGATGGTCGTGGCGGGCACGCCGACGCCGCCCAGGCggaggcggcgtggcgcggcggaGCAGTGCGCGGCGCCCGCGCTGGCGTCCCCACGGAACGGGCGTCGGGCGAGGCGGAGGCTCGAGAAGGACGTTGAGGCAGAGGAGGACACCGCCAGGAGGGCCCGCAGAAGGAAGTCCAcgaaggcggcgctggcgccgaAAGCTGCGGTGAACGAGGAGGATACGAGCTTGGCTCTGGTCCCGGCTTGGCCGGATGCTACCAGCG GAACTGTCTTCGTGGAGCAATCTGAGTGGGAAGGTCTCTGGGAAAGGATTGTTGACTTGGTGATGTGGAGGAACGTGGCTAAATCGTCGCTATGGTTCGGGTTTGGATCCATGTGCTTCTTCTCATGCTCATTTTCAAAAGAGATCACCTTCAG CCCAATCTCGGCTCTCTGTCACCTCGGTGTTATGATCTTGGGCTTAGCGTTCTTCAAAGATTCTGTTCCTCAGAG GCCACAGGTGGAGAGGGGGAGAAGCTTCCAGTTGACTGAAGAAGATCTGCTTCGTGCTTCCCGAGCTGTGCTTCCGATTGCAAACTCCATGATATCTACGGCACAAGTGATCTTCTCCGGTGAACCGTCAATGACTCTCAAA GTACTGCCTGTACTTTTGTTTGGTGCTAAATATGGAAGTTTGGTTACAGTGTGGAGGCTTCTAGCTGCAG GATTTTTCACCAGTTTCACAGTCCCAAAGCTATATAGCTGCTATTCAAGTCAAATTCATAAAAGAG TTGGGATATTGGGAGATCGGGCTCTAGACGCATGGAAGTCTTGCCCGCGCAAGAAACTTGTCGCAGGCACGGCAGTGACAATGTTCTGGAACATGTTTAGTGTAAAGACACGCGTCATGGCAG